Proteins from a genomic interval of Mycolicibacterium grossiae:
- a CDS encoding pyridoxamine 5'-phosphate oxidase family protein, which produces MSKMTSTERETYLAELHVGVIAVERPDRAPLSVPIWYAYEPGGEVVVSSLAGSLKARLITAAGRFSITAQDESYPYRYVTAEGSVTSIETADDATMRAIAIRYLGEEGGNAFTESFAKDHPDAESLLFRMRPEHWLSVDYTKDA; this is translated from the coding sequence ATGTCGAAGATGACCAGCACAGAACGTGAGACGTACCTGGCCGAGCTGCACGTGGGTGTAATCGCCGTCGAACGCCCTGATCGCGCCCCGTTGTCCGTACCGATCTGGTATGCCTACGAACCCGGCGGCGAGGTTGTCGTCTCCAGCCTCGCGGGGTCGCTCAAGGCTCGCCTGATCACCGCGGCCGGGCGCTTCTCCATCACTGCTCAGGACGAGAGCTATCCCTACCGCTACGTCACCGCCGAAGGATCGGTGACGTCCATCGAGACCGCCGACGACGCCACGATGCGCGCGATCGCCATTCGCTACCTGGGTGAGGAGGGCGGCAACGCCTTCACCGAGTCCTTCGCCAAGGACCATCCCGACGCCGAGTCGCTGTTGTTTCGGATGCGACCCGAGCACTGGCTCAGCGTCGACTACACGAAGGACGCCTGA
- a CDS encoding class I SAM-dependent methyltransferase, whose protein sequence is MTNDGAAWDERYSQEDQLFSGRPNGALAAEVAGMAPGRALDVGCGEGGDTAWLVEHGWRVTALDVSRVALDRAKRSVGAAAATIEWVHAGLLEAGLAPSAFDLVSAQYPALLRTPTNDAERTLMDAVAPGGTLLVVHHADIDVEAARTHGFEPADYVMPADVAALLDDGWDVEVDERRLRDVPAGAGSGHTHDEVLRARRVR, encoded by the coding sequence ATGACGAATGACGGCGCCGCGTGGGACGAGCGGTACTCGCAGGAAGATCAGCTGTTCAGTGGGCGGCCGAACGGCGCCCTCGCTGCCGAGGTGGCGGGAATGGCTCCCGGCCGTGCACTCGACGTCGGCTGCGGAGAAGGCGGCGACACCGCCTGGCTGGTCGAGCACGGCTGGCGAGTGACGGCGCTCGACGTCTCTCGGGTGGCACTCGATCGCGCGAAGCGCAGCGTCGGCGCCGCGGCCGCCACGATCGAATGGGTGCATGCGGGCCTTCTGGAGGCAGGGCTCGCTCCGAGCGCCTTCGACCTCGTGTCCGCCCAATACCCGGCACTGCTCCGGACACCGACCAACGACGCTGAGCGCACGCTGATGGACGCCGTCGCCCCTGGCGGCACGCTGCTGGTCGTCCACCACGCCGACATCGACGTCGAAGCCGCGAGGACGCACGGCTTCGAACCCGCCGACTACGTGATGCCGGCCGACGTCGCAGCGCTGCTCGACGACGGTTGGGATGTCGAGGTCGATGAGCGCCGCCTCCGTGACGTGCCCGCTGGGGCTGGCTCGGGCCACACCCACGACGAGGTGTTGCGCGCGCGACGCGTCCGATAG
- a CDS encoding alpha/beta hydrolase: protein MALSMDPDVAAALAALVGEQEHVEPSPRDIATRRSESTALFDAVAASWPVATGVEVHDYALTTADGAELPLWWYRPEGTDTSGPGLLYLHGGGMILAWGHVGRVYDAVLREYVVSSGVPALVVDYRVAPEHPDPTPVSDCYAALQWLAEHAGELGVDPARIGVAGDSAGGGLAAGVSLMARDRGGPAIAQQLLAYPMLDDRTVEPDPQLPPDALIWTYDDNATGWGALLGDAAGGPDVSAYAAPARATDLTGLPPTYIDTGDLDIFRNEDVEFARRLALAGVPTELHVHPGCPHGFETFAPGTSASRQAIDNRVRWLRRL from the coding sequence GTGGCACTGAGCATGGATCCCGACGTGGCCGCGGCGCTGGCCGCCCTGGTCGGCGAGCAGGAGCACGTCGAACCATCACCTCGCGACATCGCGACCCGGCGCAGCGAGTCCACCGCCTTGTTCGACGCGGTGGCCGCGTCCTGGCCGGTCGCCACGGGCGTCGAGGTGCACGACTACGCGTTGACCACCGCCGACGGTGCCGAGCTGCCGCTGTGGTGGTACCGCCCGGAGGGCACGGACACGTCCGGTCCAGGGCTGCTCTACCTGCACGGTGGCGGCATGATCCTGGCGTGGGGTCACGTCGGCCGCGTCTACGACGCGGTGCTGCGTGAGTACGTGGTGTCCTCGGGGGTGCCCGCGCTGGTCGTCGACTACCGAGTTGCCCCGGAGCATCCGGACCCGACGCCGGTGTCGGACTGTTACGCCGCCCTGCAATGGCTCGCGGAACACGCCGGCGAACTCGGAGTCGACCCGGCTCGGATCGGCGTAGCTGGAGACAGCGCCGGCGGGGGACTGGCGGCCGGTGTGTCGCTGATGGCCCGCGACCGCGGCGGTCCGGCGATAGCGCAGCAGCTGCTCGCCTATCCGATGCTCGACGACCGCACTGTGGAGCCGGATCCGCAGCTGCCGCCCGACGCGCTCATCTGGACGTACGACGACAACGCCACGGGGTGGGGTGCACTGCTCGGTGACGCCGCAGGCGGTCCGGACGTCTCGGCGTACGCCGCTCCCGCACGGGCCACGGATCTCACCGGCTTGCCGCCCACCTACATCGACACCGGCGATCTGGACATCTTCCGCAACGAGGACGTCGAGTTCGCCCGGCGGCTGGCGCTCGCCGGCGTGCCCACGGAACTGCACGTGCACCCGGGCTGCCCGCACGGGTTCGAGACCTTCGCCCCGGGAACGTCGGCGTCCCGACAAGCGATCGACAACCGGGTGCGCTGGTTGCGCCGGCTCTGA
- a CDS encoding DUF3297 family protein, protein MSDEQNTDVPPNHLSIDPRSAFYDEEVLSRGVGIRVNGTEKTNVHEYDVAEGWVRVEVPTAKDRRGNPMVVKIKGTVEPFFR, encoded by the coding sequence ATGTCCGACGAACAAAACACCGACGTCCCACCGAACCACCTCTCCATCGATCCGCGCAGCGCGTTCTACGACGAGGAGGTGCTGAGCCGCGGCGTGGGCATCCGCGTCAACGGCACCGAGAAGACCAACGTCCACGAATACGACGTGGCCGAGGGATGGGTGCGCGTCGAGGTCCCCACTGCGAAGGATCGCCGCGGCAACCCGATGGTGGTCAAGATCAAGGGCACGGTCGAACCGTTCTTCCGCTGA
- a CDS encoding LLM class flavin-dependent oxidoreductase has translation MKNIGFLSFGHWSDSPHSRVRSAADALLQSVELAIAAEEIGADGAYFRVHHFARQLGSPFPLLSAAAARTHRIELGTGIIDMRYENPLYMAEDAGAADLISSGRLQLGISRGSPEQVIEGYRYFGYEPSADDVDGAAMAREHTRVFLDVLTGEGFAQPNPRPMFPNPPGLLRIEPHSPGLRERIWWGAGSRATAEWTARQGMNLMSSTLLTEDTGVPFHQLQAEQIQRFRDAWTAAGHQRDPRVSVSRSIFPIVSDLDKQLFWHNRDSTDQVGFLDGGTARFGKTYAGEPDELVAQLAEDEAVAAADTLLLTVPNQLGVDYNAHVIESLLTHVAPELGWR, from the coding sequence GTGAAGAACATCGGCTTCCTGTCGTTCGGGCACTGGTCGGACAGTCCGCATTCGCGCGTCCGCTCCGCGGCCGACGCCCTGCTGCAGTCAGTCGAACTCGCCATCGCCGCCGAGGAGATCGGTGCTGACGGCGCCTACTTCCGTGTGCACCACTTCGCCCGCCAGCTCGGTTCTCCGTTCCCGCTGCTGTCCGCGGCGGCTGCCCGCACCCACCGCATCGAACTCGGAACCGGCATCATCGACATGCGCTACGAGAACCCCCTGTACATGGCAGAAGACGCGGGAGCGGCGGACCTGATCTCGAGCGGCCGGCTGCAGCTCGGCATCAGCCGCGGCTCGCCCGAGCAGGTCATCGAGGGGTACCGCTACTTCGGTTACGAGCCCAGCGCAGACGACGTCGATGGCGCGGCGATGGCACGCGAACACACGCGGGTGTTCCTCGACGTGTTGACGGGGGAGGGATTCGCACAACCCAACCCGCGGCCCATGTTTCCCAACCCGCCCGGCTTGTTGAGGATCGAGCCGCACTCGCCGGGGCTGCGCGAGCGGATCTGGTGGGGTGCGGGCAGCCGTGCCACCGCCGAGTGGACGGCGCGGCAGGGCATGAACCTCATGAGTTCGACGCTGCTGACCGAAGACACGGGCGTTCCGTTTCATCAATTGCAGGCCGAGCAGATTCAGCGCTTCCGCGATGCCTGGACGGCGGCGGGCCATCAGCGTGACCCACGAGTCTCAGTGAGTCGCAGTATCTTTCCGATCGTCAGCGACCTGGACAAGCAGCTGTTTTGGCACAACCGGGACAGCACTGACCAGGTCGGGTTCCTCGATGGCGGAACGGCTCGTTTCGGCAAGACTTATGCGGGCGAGCCCGACGAACTCGTTGCGCAGCTCGCAGAGGACGAGGCCGTGGCCGCTGCCGACACCCTGCTGCTGACGGTGCCGAATCAGCTCGGGGTCGACTACAACGCGCACGTCATCGAGAGCCTGCTCACCCATGTCGCGCCGGAGTTGGGTTGGCGTTGA
- a CDS encoding aromatic ring-hydroxylating oxygenase subunit alpha, whose translation MMVDIDDALTERALRHALNGTTDMADRELRVPLHYYRDPKITEIEESQILRRVPLAIVPSAHIGENNDYTVRSVLGDSLLVTRDRTGVSHVLLNYCRHRGAMPACGSGNASRFVCPYHAWTYRNTGELLTVPGRAGFDSMDRSDYGLVELPSEERHGFIWAVLTADAAIDLDAHLGPLDDELARWDYANYGYHTDREFSSEVSWKGALEAFAESYHFPFVHGQSVIGQNTLPNTSVYDGFGKHHRMGFPFTWIKNLAADPNAARDPSANMGVIYWIYPNLILANSPVGVEIIDMLPEGDPTRCTVRHSWMGRIPATTDDMRAAYDTVYESVHAAVRDEDFAMLPQCGQGVRHGQHDHMVIGRNEIGVQHMIKVFAQELGVALA comes from the coding sequence ATGATGGTCGACATCGACGACGCTCTCACCGAACGCGCGTTGCGACACGCGCTCAACGGCACTACGGACATGGCCGACCGCGAACTCCGGGTTCCGCTGCACTACTACCGCGATCCCAAGATCACCGAGATCGAAGAATCGCAGATCCTGCGCCGAGTGCCGTTGGCGATCGTCCCGTCCGCCCACATCGGCGAGAACAACGACTACACGGTGCGCTCCGTCCTCGGCGACTCTCTGCTGGTGACGCGCGACCGCACCGGCGTCAGCCACGTCCTGCTGAACTACTGCCGCCACCGTGGCGCGATGCCGGCGTGTGGATCGGGAAACGCCTCCCGCTTCGTCTGCCCGTATCACGCGTGGACTTACCGCAACACTGGCGAGCTGTTGACCGTCCCGGGCAGAGCCGGATTCGACTCGATGGACCGGAGCGACTACGGATTGGTCGAGTTGCCTTCGGAGGAACGTCACGGCTTCATCTGGGCTGTGCTGACCGCCGACGCCGCAATCGACCTCGACGCCCACCTCGGTCCGCTCGACGACGAACTGGCCCGATGGGATTACGCCAACTACGGATATCACACCGACCGCGAATTCTCGTCCGAGGTGTCCTGGAAGGGCGCGCTCGAGGCGTTCGCCGAGAGCTACCATTTTCCATTCGTCCACGGGCAGAGCGTCATCGGCCAGAACACCTTGCCCAACACCTCGGTCTACGACGGTTTCGGTAAGCACCATCGGATGGGTTTCCCGTTCACCTGGATCAAGAATCTGGCCGCGGACCCGAACGCGGCCCGCGATCCGTCGGCCAACATGGGCGTCATCTATTGGATCTATCCGAACCTCATCCTCGCCAACAGCCCGGTCGGCGTCGAGATCATCGACATGCTGCCCGAGGGCGATCCGACCCGCTGCACGGTGCGGCATAGCTGGATGGGGCGCATCCCGGCCACCACAGACGACATGCGTGCGGCTTACGACACGGTGTACGAAAGCGTGCATGCCGCCGTGCGGGACGAGGATTTCGCCATGCTGCCGCAATGCGGGCAGGGCGTTCGACACGGTCAACACGATCACATGGTGATCGGCCGCAACGAGATCGGCGTGCAGCACATGATCAAGGTGTTCGCCCAGGAACTCGGTGTTGCGCTGGCCTGA
- a CDS encoding TetR/AcrR family transcriptional regulator, producing MRRHGWAGDIPVDDAEAEGRILDAARRAIDERGTVSVSDVAAALGVTRQTVYRYFPTQEYLMAATALASVDGFLDRLAAQLGSITDPTDAVVEGIAYTFEQLGNDRYLSLVLQPGKASAFTAGVTSELAVGFGRSILQRFDVDWATAGFTGEVLDDLVEFMLRTLQSFIVDPGGTDRQGDGMRVWLRAWIAPAVDAHALR from the coding sequence ATGCGCAGGCATGGCTGGGCGGGTGACATACCCGTCGACGACGCGGAAGCCGAAGGCCGCATCCTCGACGCTGCCCGGCGGGCCATCGACGAGCGCGGCACGGTCAGCGTTTCGGACGTGGCTGCAGCTCTGGGCGTGACTCGTCAGACGGTGTATCGGTACTTCCCGACGCAGGAGTACCTGATGGCCGCGACCGCCCTGGCGTCAGTCGACGGCTTCCTCGATCGCCTCGCCGCACAGCTGGGATCGATCACCGATCCGACCGACGCGGTCGTCGAAGGCATTGCCTACACCTTCGAGCAGCTGGGCAACGATCGGTACTTGAGCTTGGTCCTGCAGCCGGGCAAAGCCAGCGCATTCACTGCTGGAGTGACCTCGGAGCTGGCCGTCGGATTCGGTCGTTCCATACTGCAACGCTTCGATGTCGACTGGGCGACAGCAGGTTTCACTGGCGAGGTGCTCGACGATCTGGTCGAGTTCATGCTGCGGACCCTTCAGTCGTTCATCGTCGATCCCGGCGGGACGGACCGTCAAGGCGACGGCATGCGCGTGTGGCTGAGGGCCTGGATCGCGCCCGCGGTCGATGCCCACGCGCTGCGGTGA
- a CDS encoding YaeQ family protein, producing the protein MALSATVFKVELGVSDVDHGYYADHTLTVARHPSETDERMVVRILAFGLRAHRLNDIDGELTFGAGLSTPGVSDLRLGDYTGRIVEWIDVGQPDERGLGKAASQADQVLLFPFAASVATWWRTVGPKVGGLTNLSVTRIPHARVQQLAQNVDRRFSAQVMVLEGQVTMTVGDIDVTFTPERLQ; encoded by the coding sequence GTGGCTCTTTCCGCAACGGTCTTCAAAGTCGAACTCGGCGTCTCCGACGTCGATCACGGGTATTACGCCGACCACACGCTGACCGTGGCCCGTCATCCCAGCGAGACCGACGAGCGGATGGTCGTGCGAATACTGGCGTTCGGGCTACGCGCTCATCGGCTCAACGACATCGATGGTGAATTGACGTTCGGGGCGGGGCTGTCCACCCCGGGCGTGTCAGACCTGCGGCTCGGGGACTATACGGGCCGAATCGTGGAATGGATCGACGTCGGGCAGCCCGACGAACGCGGCTTGGGCAAGGCGGCGAGCCAGGCCGACCAGGTGCTGCTGTTCCCGTTCGCCGCCAGCGTGGCCACCTGGTGGCGCACCGTCGGCCCCAAGGTGGGGGGACTGACGAATCTGTCGGTGACCCGGATACCGCACGCACGGGTGCAGCAACTCGCCCAGAATGTCGATCGACGGTTCTCGGCTCAGGTCATGGTGCTCGAAGGTCAGGTAACGATGACCGTCGGCGACATCGACGTCACCTTTACGCCCGAGCGATTGCAGTGA
- a CDS encoding NADPH:quinone reductase, producing the protein MKAITYSRTGDSSVLQLTERDVAEPGADEVRVRVMISGVNPTDWKRRAGAAGVAGLELDFPEVVPNQDGAGVVDAIGADVTGFAVGDRVWVFMSQNQRPGGTAQEYVVLPSTNVVPLPEGASFEVGASLGVPAMTAHRALTVAEDWPARLAPGSLDGATVLVAGGAGAVGHAAVQLARWAGARVITTVSGPEKAALATAAGAHHVVNYKTEDAVSAIRSLAPGGVDIIVEVAPAQNAGLDAAVANNRASIAIYANDGGGTLTLDIGPNMMLNARYQFLILYTVGDEALRHAAEDLTAAAAAGALNVGEEAGLPLHVFDLDKTAAAHDAVEAGVTGKVLIRVGD; encoded by the coding sequence GTGAAGGCGATCACGTACTCCCGAACCGGCGACAGCTCCGTCCTGCAGCTGACCGAGCGCGACGTCGCCGAGCCAGGCGCTGACGAAGTGCGTGTGCGCGTGATGATTTCGGGCGTCAACCCGACCGACTGGAAGCGCCGTGCCGGCGCCGCCGGTGTCGCCGGCCTGGAACTGGACTTCCCGGAAGTGGTGCCCAACCAGGACGGCGCGGGTGTGGTGGACGCGATCGGCGCGGACGTCACCGGGTTCGCCGTCGGCGACCGGGTATGGGTCTTCATGTCGCAGAATCAGCGCCCGGGTGGCACCGCGCAGGAATACGTGGTGCTGCCGTCGACCAACGTCGTCCCGCTGCCCGAAGGCGCCAGCTTCGAGGTCGGGGCCAGCCTCGGCGTGCCGGCGATGACCGCGCACCGAGCGCTGACCGTCGCCGAGGACTGGCCGGCTCGGTTGGCCCCCGGCTCGCTCGACGGCGCCACGGTTCTGGTCGCCGGCGGCGCTGGGGCCGTCGGCCATGCCGCAGTTCAACTCGCCCGCTGGGCGGGGGCACGGGTGATCACCACCGTCAGCGGACCGGAGAAGGCTGCGCTGGCGACCGCCGCCGGCGCGCACCACGTGGTCAACTACAAGACCGAGGATGCCGTGTCGGCCATTCGGAGCCTTGCGCCCGGCGGCGTCGACATCATCGTCGAGGTCGCGCCCGCGCAGAATGCCGGCCTGGATGCCGCCGTCGCGAACAACAGAGCGTCGATCGCGATCTACGCCAACGACGGTGGTGGCACCCTCACACTCGACATCGGGCCCAACATGATGCTCAACGCCCGGTATCAGTTCCTCATCCTGTACACCGTCGGCGACGAGGCGCTGCGCCACGCTGCCGAGGATCTGACGGCAGCGGCCGCCGCCGGTGCGTTGAACGTCGGCGAGGAAGCCGGCCTGCCGCTGCACGTCTTCGATCTCGACAAGACTGCTGCCGCGCACGACGCCGTCGAAGCCGGGGTGACCGGCAAGGTCCTCATCCGGGTCGGCGATTGA
- the thiD gene encoding bifunctional hydroxymethylpyrimidine kinase/phosphomethylpyrimidine kinase: protein MAESTSLPITPLGRTPHRVLTIAGSDSGGSAGLQADLRAFAMLGVHGCAAVTAVTVQNTLGVREFHEVPIDVVAGQISAVASDIGIEAAKTGMLASREIIRTIVATWTSEGLDGTVPLVVDPVCASNVGEPLLHPNALDAMREELIPLATLVTPNLDEVRLLVGIDVIDDDSQYAAARALHALGPRWALVKGGHLRASRTSSDLLFDGSEVHRFTATRIDTPHDHGAGDNLAAAITAALAHGHSVPEAVRFGKSWVTDCIRGAYPLGGGHGPVNGMARLSRSTEC from the coding sequence ATGGCCGAGAGCACTTCCCTCCCGATCACTCCGCTGGGACGGACACCGCACCGGGTCCTGACGATCGCCGGCTCCGATTCCGGCGGCAGCGCGGGCCTGCAGGCCGACCTGCGCGCCTTCGCGATGCTCGGCGTCCATGGGTGCGCGGCGGTGACGGCCGTCACCGTGCAGAACACGCTGGGCGTCAGAGAGTTTCACGAAGTTCCCATCGACGTCGTCGCGGGACAGATCAGCGCGGTGGCGTCCGACATCGGCATCGAAGCGGCCAAGACCGGGATGCTCGCGTCCAGGGAGATCATCAGGACCATCGTGGCGACCTGGACGTCCGAGGGGCTCGACGGGACCGTCCCTCTAGTTGTCGATCCAGTCTGCGCATCCAACGTCGGTGAGCCTCTTCTCCATCCGAATGCGCTCGACGCCATGCGCGAGGAACTGATCCCCCTGGCCACCCTGGTGACGCCCAACCTCGACGAAGTACGGCTCCTCGTCGGCATCGACGTGATCGACGACGACAGCCAGTACGCCGCCGCACGGGCTCTGCACGCGTTGGGGCCGCGGTGGGCTCTAGTCAAAGGTGGCCACCTGCGCGCCTCGCGGACGAGCTCCGACCTCTTGTTCGACGGCTCCGAGGTCCATCGGTTCACGGCGACGCGAATCGACACCCCCCACGATCACGGTGCGGGAGACAATCTCGCCGCAGCGATCACCGCCGCGCTCGCGCACGGTCACTCGGTGCCCGAGGCGGTCCGTTTCGGCAAGTCGTGGGTCACCGACTGCATCCGCGGTGCCTACCCCCTGGGCGGGGGCCACGGCCCGGTCAACGGCATGGCCCGATTGTCTCGGTCCACGGAGTGCTGA
- a CDS encoding class I SAM-dependent methyltransferase translates to MTDWSGSDYVDVSVLQRTMIAKAMAHLRFEPDDWVLDIGCGDGHLTAEIAGMVPSGGAVGADASPRMIDVATASVAGGDSTPLFVVADARALPFTQCFDAAVSFNALHWVPQQGVALRQIAGVVKPGGRITVQMVCAGERTSLEATAMSVAHDRAWRDRFIGLSAPFVHVAPSDFRVVAETVGLRVDDVTVADETWRFDSREAFHRWCAVGCTAWTDRLPVDERDRFIADVVAAYEAVVGRPGLFHFAQMRADLRR, encoded by the coding sequence GTGACTGACTGGAGCGGGTCCGACTACGTCGACGTCAGTGTCCTGCAGCGCACCATGATCGCAAAGGCGATGGCGCATCTTCGGTTCGAACCGGATGACTGGGTGCTCGACATCGGTTGTGGGGACGGCCATCTCACCGCCGAGATCGCCGGGATGGTCCCGTCCGGCGGTGCGGTGGGAGCCGACGCGTCGCCGCGGATGATCGACGTGGCGACGGCCTCCGTCGCGGGGGGCGACTCGACACCGCTCTTCGTAGTGGCCGACGCTCGCGCCCTGCCGTTCACGCAGTGCTTCGATGCGGCGGTGTCCTTCAACGCCCTGCACTGGGTGCCGCAACAGGGCGTGGCGCTGCGGCAGATCGCCGGCGTGGTCAAGCCCGGGGGCCGGATCACCGTGCAGATGGTGTGCGCGGGAGAACGCACCAGCCTCGAGGCCACGGCGATGTCGGTAGCCCACGACCGCGCGTGGCGCGACCGGTTCATCGGTTTGTCGGCGCCGTTCGTCCACGTCGCTCCGAGTGACTTTCGCGTCGTCGCGGAGACGGTGGGTCTTCGCGTCGACGACGTGACCGTGGCCGACGAGACGTGGCGATTCGATTCGCGCGAGGCCTTTCACCGCTGGTGCGCCGTCGGCTGCACGGCCTGGACCGATCGGCTCCCGGTGGACGAGCGCGACCGGTTCATTGCCGACGTGGTCGCCGCCTACGAGGCCGTCGTGGGCCGACCCGGCCTATTTCACTTCGCGCAGATGCGCGCGGATCTTCGCCGCTGA
- a CDS encoding NAD-dependent epimerase/dehydratase family protein: MRELFAMRDQPTVLVTGAAGYVGSHVVNQLLGRGYAVRAAVRSERRLQAVMDTVASAGLDPHDVDFAVVDLAADDGWPAAVAGTRYVMHIASPFPAESPDDDDDIIIPAHQGTLRVLRHARDGGCEKVVFTSSFAAVGYSSKGSEQWSEDDWTDPDDDNTAYVRSKAIAERAAWDFVVREGGSLQLTTLVPVGIFGPTLGPHLSTSVRFIQSMLTGQLEHLVPQYFGVVDVRDVATAHLQAMTNDNASGERFLLAADGPPQSFHGIAAILRERLGAAGAQVPTEELSEGEVRQLADTVPALREALTHLGKRPQISNAKAKSILGWTPRPVTETIYDTARSLIDRGLV; the protein is encoded by the coding sequence GTGCGGGAGTTGTTCGCGATGCGTGATCAACCAACCGTTCTGGTCACTGGCGCCGCCGGCTACGTCGGCAGCCATGTGGTGAACCAGTTACTCGGAAGAGGCTATGCCGTGCGGGCCGCTGTTCGCAGCGAGCGACGGCTGCAAGCGGTCATGGACACTGTTGCATCTGCTGGCCTCGATCCGCATGACGTCGACTTCGCGGTTGTCGACCTCGCTGCAGACGACGGCTGGCCGGCAGCCGTTGCGGGAACACGCTACGTCATGCATATCGCGTCACCGTTTCCGGCGGAAAGCCCGGACGACGACGATGACATCATCATCCCGGCTCATCAGGGAACGTTGCGCGTTCTGCGGCATGCTCGAGACGGGGGCTGCGAGAAAGTGGTCTTCACGTCGTCATTCGCGGCAGTCGGATACTCCTCCAAGGGCAGCGAGCAATGGTCTGAGGACGACTGGACCGACCCCGATGATGACAACACCGCCTATGTCCGTTCGAAAGCGATCGCCGAACGGGCAGCTTGGGACTTCGTCGTCCGTGAGGGCGGGAGCCTGCAGCTCACCACTCTCGTACCAGTGGGGATATTCGGCCCTACCCTCGGCCCGCACTTGTCTACCTCGGTGAGGTTCATCCAGTCCATGCTCACCGGTCAACTGGAGCACCTCGTGCCTCAGTACTTCGGCGTCGTCGATGTGCGCGACGTCGCGACCGCGCACCTCCAGGCGATGACCAACGACAATGCCTCCGGTGAGCGTTTCCTGCTAGCGGCGGATGGTCCACCGCAGAGCTTCCACGGAATCGCCGCGATCCTGCGTGAACGGTTGGGTGCAGCGGGCGCGCAGGTCCCCACCGAGGAACTCAGCGAAGGGGAAGTACGTCAGCTCGCCGACACTGTTCCTGCGCTCCGCGAAGCGCTCACTCACTTGGGTAAGCGGCCACAGATCAGCAACGCCAAAGCCAAGTCCATCCTCGGATGGACCCCTCGTCCGGTGACCGAAACCATCTATGACACGGCGCGATCGCTCATCGATCGAGGTCTCGTGTGA